A genome region from Lytechinus pictus isolate F3 Inbred chromosome 14, Lp3.0, whole genome shotgun sequence includes the following:
- the LOC129276025 gene encoding serine/threonine-protein kinase mTOR-like, producing MCEHSNTLVQQAMMVSEELIRVAILWHELWHEGLEEASRLYFGERNVKGMFAVLEPLHAMMERGPQTMKETSFNQAYGRDLMEAQEWCKKYTRSRNVKDLTQAWDLYYHVFRRISKQLPQLTQLELQLVSPKLLMCRDLELAVPGTYDPNRPVAKIQRVQSTLQVITSKQRPRKLSIFGSDGAEFMYLLKGHEDLRQDERVMQLFGLVNTLLANNPDTFRRHLNIQRYAAIPLSTNSGLIGWVRHCDTLHTLIRDYRDKKKILLNIEHRIMLRMAPDYEHLTLMQKVEVFEHALDYTQGDDLAKLLWLKSPSSEVWFERRTNYTRSLAVMSMVGYILGLGDRHPSNLMLDRLTGKIIHIDFGDCFEVAMTREKFPEKIPFRLTRMLINAMEVTGIDGNYRITCESVMQVLREHKDSIMAVLEAFVYDPLLNWRLMDTPKGKRSKARSGAYSTSQSDLLDEMDLEIPKQKKAAGQAESVQSQDGEPGVQPEALNKKAISIINRVKDKLTGCDFSTNDPVDVPTQVELLIQQATSHENLCQCYIGWCPFW from the exons ATGTGTGAACACAGTAATACACTGGTACAACAGGCTATGATG GTAAGTGAGGAGTTGATACGAGTAGCTATCCTATGGCATGAGCTATGGCACGAGGGTCTGGAAGAAGCGTCAAGACTCTACTTTGGCGAGAGGAACGTCAAAGGGATGTTTGCAGTCCTGGAACCGCTCCATGCCATGATGGAACGTGGACCACAGACCATGAAGGAAACCTCATTCAATCAG gCATATGGTCGAGACCTGATGGAAGCACAGGAGTGGTGTAAGAAGTATACAAGATCTAGGAATGTGAAGGATTTGACACAGGCATGGGATCTCTATTATCACGTCTTCAGAAGGATTTCTAAACAATTACCACAG CTCACCCAGCTAGAGCTCCAGCTTGTGTCTCCCAAACTCCTGATGTGTCGAGACCTGGAGCTAGCTGTTCCAGGAACCTACGACCCCAACCGACCTGTCGCTAAGATCCAGAGGGTCCAGTCAACGCTGCAAGTCATCACATCCAAACAGCGCCCTCGCAAGTTGAGCATATTTG GAAGTGATGGTGCAGAGTTCATGTACCTGTTGAAAGGTCATGAAGACCTCAGGCAAGATGAGAGGGTGATGCAGCTCTTTGGTCTAGTCAACACCCTACTGGCTAACAACCCTGATACTTTCAGAAGACATCTCAA TATTCAGAGGTATGCAGCGATTCCCCTCTCCACAAACTCTGGTCTTATTGGTTGGGTGCGCCATTGTGACACACTTCATACACTCATCAGGGATTACAGGGACAAGAAGAAGATCCTATTAAACATTGAACATCGCATCATGTTGAGG ATGGCGCCAGACTATGAGCACTTGACGTTGATGCAGAAGGTTGAGGTATTTGAGCATGCTTTGGATTACACCCAGGGTGATGATCTGGCTAAGCTGCTATGGCTCAAGAGTCCTAGCTCAGAG GTTTGGTTTGAGAGAAGGACCAACTACACAAGATCTCTTGCAGTCATGTCAATGGTAGGATATATCCTTGGTCTAGGAGATAG GCATCCGTCTAACTTGATGTTAGATAGGTTAACAGGCAAGATTATCCACATTGATTTTGGAGATTGCTTTGAG GTTGCAATGACAAGAGAGAAGTTTCCTGAAAAGATTCCTTTCAGATTAACCAGGATGCTCATCAATGCTATGGag GTGACTGGGATTGATGGCAACTACCGCATCACATGTGAGAGCGTAATGCAGGTGCTTAGAGAGCACAAGGATAGCATCATGGCCGTACTGGAAGCATTCGTATATGACCCTCTCCTAAACTGGAGATTGATGGATA CTCCAAAAGGAAAGAGATCCAAGGCCAGATCAGGAGCATATTCTACCAGCCAATCAG ACCTACTTGATGAAATGGATCTTGAGATCCCCAAACAGAAGAAGGCTGCTGGTCAAGCTGAGTCTGTACAATCCCAGG ATGGGGAGCCTGGAGTCCAACCCGAGGCATTAAACAAGAAAGCCATTTCCATCATCAACCGAGTGAAAGATAAACTCACAG GATGTGACTTCTCAACCAACGATCCCGTAGATGTTCCCACACAGGTAGAGCTGTTAATCCAACAGGCCACATCTCATGAGAATCTATGCCAGTGCTACATTGGATG GTGTCCATTCTGGTGA